A single genomic interval of Oncorhynchus mykiss isolate Arlee chromosome 13, USDA_OmykA_1.1, whole genome shotgun sequence harbors:
- the LOC110485721 gene encoding noggin-2-like, with protein sequence MDVLINWLRSVLLCWTYLVVFLTSATSMIPNQEQVRSETPMGQKGTDFDDVSFLRTRSSSFVSSSQPIRPYSLSMNEGDYHYAPKPKHLRHNRLLRILGSSFDPFWMSIERPAEARVDTDASGSQTASRGDPPAYPALTNYTTKEGFNFGASPELTEGAARYQRKLQNDAEDLDLSELPADVASTLRDWLVRSATCGMRYQWVKLAPVFWPRWLRHTDCEKSGGSRSCSFPSGMACRQAQTTQIKILAWHCWSSEERGGDGLREMAGIDRGTVVVGTGVAGRKCLWRQVPYPVVTACKCSCK encoded by the coding sequence ATGGATGTATTGATCAATTGGTTAAGGAGCGTTTTACTGTGCTGGACATATCTGGTTGTCTTTCTCACCAGCGCAACTTCAATGATTCCCAACCAGGAGCAGGTGCGCAGTGAAACCCCTatgggccaaaagggcacagatTTCGATGATGTATCCTTTCTACGGACCAGATCAAGTAGTTTCGTATCTTCCTCGCAGCCGATTCGGCCATATTCACTCTCGATGAATGAGGGGGATTACCATTATGCTCCGAAACCCAAACACCTGCGGCACAACCGGCTCCTGCGCATTTTGGGCTCGTCTTTTGATCCGTTCTGGATGTCCATAGAACGCCCAGCCGAAGCAAGAGTCGACACCGATGCGTCTGGTAGTCAAACTGCGTCTCGTGGTGACCCGCCCGCGTATCCCGCCTTAACAAACTACACCACTAAGGAGGGGTTCAACTTCGGCGCGTCTCCAGAGCTGACAGAGGGTGCAGCGCGCTACCAACGAAAACTACAAAACGACGCAGAGGATTTGGACTTGAGTGAACTTCCTGCAGACGTTGCCAGCACTCTGCGTGACTGGCTGGTCCGCTCGGCCACCTGTGGAATGCGCTACCAGTGGGTAAAATTAGCTCCAGTGTTCTGGCCCCGCTGGTTACGCCACACCGATTGCGAAAAATCTGGTGGCTCTCGGAGTTGCTCTTTCCCCAGCGGGATGGCATGCCGGCAGGCCCAAACCACACAGATAAAGATACTCGCCTGGCACTGCTGGAGCAGCGAAGAGAGAGGCGGGGATGGGTTAAGAGAGATGGCCGGGATCGACAGGGGGACTGTGGTGGTGGGGACAGGTGTTGCAGGCAGGAAGTGTTTGTGGAGGCAGGTGCCTTATCCTGTGGTTACAGCGTGTAAATGTTCATGCAAATAG